A part of Caldicellulosiruptor owensensis OL genomic DNA contains:
- a CDS encoding energy-coupling factor transporter ATPase: MSAFIEFKNVSFSYVSSDGTKTPALIDINFKIERGEFVAILGLNGSGKSTLAKLINGLLIPEKGDVIVDGMNTKDTEKIWDIRRKCGYIFQNPDNQLVASIVEEDVAFGPENLGMPREKIREAVDSALLAVEMMEYKNHATYKLSGGQKQRVSIAGVLAMKPDCIILDEPTSMLDPKGRKEVISTIERLNKEEKKTIILVTHNVDEMLLSQRSIVLDKGHIKFDGPSLELLKLDWFYDMGFDMPQILKLSIELKKRGVKIDKEIWSVDEMERFLCSLK, encoded by the coding sequence ATGAGCGCTTTTATAGAATTTAAAAATGTCAGCTTTTCGTATGTAAGCTCAGATGGAACAAAAACACCAGCTTTGATTGATATAAACTTTAAGATAGAAAGAGGAGAATTTGTTGCGATATTGGGACTGAATGGTTCTGGCAAATCAACCCTTGCAAAACTAATAAACGGTCTTTTAATTCCAGAAAAAGGTGACGTAATTGTAGATGGTATGAACACAAAAGATACAGAAAAAATCTGGGATATCAGAAGAAAGTGTGGATATATATTTCAAAACCCTGACAACCAGCTTGTTGCATCAATTGTTGAAGAAGATGTTGCGTTTGGCCCTGAAAACTTAGGAATGCCAAGAGAAAAGATAAGAGAAGCTGTTGATAGCGCACTTTTGGCTGTTGAGATGATGGAATACAAAAACCATGCAACTTACAAACTATCAGGTGGACAAAAACAGAGGGTTTCAATTGCTGGTGTTCTGGCGATGAAGCCAGATTGCATAATACTTGATGAGCCAACATCTATGCTTGATCCAAAAGGAAGAAAAGAAGTAATCTCTACCATAGAGAGGTTAAACAAAGAAGAGAAAAAGACAATTATTTTGGTTACACACAATGTCGATGAGATGCTCTTGAGCCAAAGAAGCATTGTGCTGGATAAAGGACATATAAAGTTTGATGGCCCTTCGCTTGAGCTTTTAAAGCTTGACTGGTTTTATGATATGGGCTTTGACATGCCACAAATTTTGAAGCTCTCAATTGAGCTTAAAAAAAGAGGTGTAAAAATTGATAAGGAAATCTGGTCGGTTGACGAAATGGAGAGATTTTTATGTTCATTGAAATGA
- the trpB gene encoding tryptophan synthase subunit beta, with the protein MDRYFGRFGGIYAPETLMPALLEIEEEFCKLVKDENFILEYEYYLKNYVGRPSPLYFAKNLSEHLGVKIYLKREDLNHTGAHKINNCIGQALLAKHIGKKRLIAETGAGQHGVATATVAALFGMECEIFMGEEDAKRQFHNVQRMKMLGSKVRVVNKGSKTLKDAINEAMRDWSETFEYTFYLFGTAAGPHPFPTIVKYFQSVIGKETKEQIKRLEGRLPDYIFACVGGGSNAIGIFSAFLEDHEVKLIGVEGAGEGIHTGKTAATLCSGSVGILHGAKTYILQDEEGQIQNTHSISAGLDYPGVGPEHAYLKETGRVEYVGATDKEAVDAFLLLTRLEGIIPALESSHALAEVIKRAKMGLFKTSDIVVVNLSGRGDKDINTVLELWKDDEL; encoded by the coding sequence ATGGATAGGTATTTTGGAAGGTTTGGTGGAATATATGCACCAGAAACTCTTATGCCAGCTCTTTTAGAGATAGAAGAAGAGTTTTGCAAGCTTGTGAAAGATGAAAATTTTATTCTGGAATATGAGTACTATCTTAAAAACTATGTTGGAAGACCATCGCCACTTTACTTTGCCAAAAACTTGAGCGAGCATCTTGGAGTTAAAATATATCTCAAAAGAGAAGACCTAAACCACACCGGTGCACATAAAATAAACAACTGCATTGGCCAGGCACTTTTGGCAAAGCATATAGGCAAAAAAAGACTTATTGCCGAGACAGGAGCAGGTCAGCACGGTGTTGCAACGGCTACAGTTGCTGCTCTTTTCGGGATGGAATGCGAGATATTTATGGGTGAAGAAGATGCAAAAAGGCAGTTTCATAACGTGCAGAGGATGAAAATGCTTGGCAGCAAGGTAAGAGTAGTTAACAAGGGAAGCAAGACCTTGAAAGACGCAATAAACGAGGCAATGCGTGACTGGAGCGAGACGTTTGAGTATACCTTTTATCTTTTTGGCACGGCTGCAGGACCTCATCCGTTCCCAACAATTGTAAAATACTTTCAAAGTGTGATTGGGAAAGAGACAAAAGAGCAGATAAAAAGGCTTGAAGGAAGACTTCCAGACTATATCTTTGCGTGTGTAGGTGGTGGTTCTAATGCAATTGGTATCTTTTCAGCGTTTTTGGAAGATCATGAGGTAAAACTTATTGGTGTTGAGGGTGCAGGAGAGGGAATACATACAGGCAAAACGGCGGCGACGCTATGTAGTGGGTCTGTTGGAATCTTGCATGGTGCAAAGACATATATTTTACAGGATGAAGAAGGGCAAATTCAAAACACACATTCAATCTCAGCAGGGCTTGACTACCCGGGTGTTGGACCTGAACATGCATATTTGAAAGAGACAGGAAGGGTTGAGTATGTAGGGGCTACTGACAAAGAAGCTGTGGATGCATTTTTGCTGCTCACAAGGCTTGAAGGGATAATTCCAGCTTTAGAGAGCAGCCATGCCCTTGCAGAGGTTATTAAAAGGGCAAAGATGGGACTGTTCAAAACCAGTGACATTGTGGTTGTGAACCTTTCTGGAAGAGGTGATAAGGATATAAATACAGTACTTGAGCTTTGGAAGGATGATGAGCTATGA
- the aroQ gene encoding type II 3-dehydroquinate dehydratase has translation MKKVLVINGPNLNLLGIREKNIYGNVSYEDVLKSILQKAHELGFEVEFFQSNHEGSIIDKIHSAYYEKVDAIIINPGAYTHYSYAIHDAIKAINIPTIEVHISNIHAREEFRHKSVIAPACTGQISGFGIKSYIIALYALKEILD, from the coding sequence ATGAAAAAGGTCTTGGTCATAAACGGCCCAAATCTTAATCTTCTTGGAATAAGAGAAAAAAATATATATGGCAACGTATCATACGAAGATGTCCTCAAATCTATTTTACAAAAAGCACATGAACTTGGATTTGAAGTTGAGTTTTTCCAATCAAACCATGAAGGCAGTATTATAGACAAAATTCACAGTGCATATTATGAGAAGGTTGATGCTATTATAATAAACCCAGGTGCTTATACTCATTATAGCTATGCAATCCATGATGCAATAAAAGCTATAAACATTCCAACAATTGAAGTGCACATTTCCAACATTCATGCAAGAGAAGAGTTCAGGCACAAAAGTGTAATTGCTCCTGCTTGCACAGGGCAAATCTCTGGTTTTGGTATTAAAAGCTATATAATAGCACTTTATGCTTTGAAAGAGATTTTAGACTAA
- a CDS encoding anthranilate synthase component II translates to MILLIDNYDSFTFNLYQMIASKTQVVVFRNDKVTVDTIKKLNPAGIIISPGPGSPKDAGVSKEVVNTFAGSIPILGVCLGHQVIGECFGARVIHAKTIYHGMRSRIDLLESGKRSRLFKGVPERFFAGRYHSLVVEKSSSLKQIEIAAVSEDDEVMALVNDSLRVYGIQFHPESILTPDGETIIQNFLEICYDEVEKDAHRCA, encoded by the coding sequence ATGATATTGTTAATAGATAACTATGACTCTTTTACATTCAATCTTTACCAGATGATTGCAAGCAAAACACAGGTTGTTGTGTTCAGAAACGACAAGGTTACAGTTGATACAATAAAAAAATTAAACCCAGCCGGTATTATAATTTCTCCAGGTCCTGGCAGTCCAAAAGATGCGGGTGTGAGCAAAGAGGTTGTAAATACATTTGCGGGTAGTATTCCAATCTTGGGTGTGTGTCTTGGTCATCAGGTGATTGGAGAATGTTTCGGGGCACGAGTAATTCATGCAAAAACAATTTACCATGGAATGAGATCGAGGATTGACCTGCTTGAAAGCGGCAAAAGAAGCAGACTTTTTAAAGGTGTGCCAGAGAGATTTTTTGCAGGAAGGTACCATTCACTTGTGGTTGAGAAATCTTCATCTTTGAAACAGATAGAAATAGCTGCTGTGAGTGAGGATGATGAAGTTATGGCTCTGGTAAATGATAGCTTGAGAGTCTATGGGATTCAGTTTCATCCAGAGTCAATTTTAACTCCTGATGGCGAGACAATTATTCAAAACTTTTTAGAAATATGCTATGATGAGGTGGAAAAAGATGCTCATCGATGTGCTTGA
- the trpA gene encoding tryptophan synthase subunit alpha — translation MNLIDERFEKLKKEGKKAFIGYVTFGYPSFEETLDYIKLVYSYVDILEIGFPFSDPIADGEIIQKASRKALSEGVKLNHLFESIEKFKKDKPVVLMLYANTVYKRGIDRFFESSKTCGVDGVIIPDVSFEESFEFKEVAEKFGIVYIDLVSISSLERAKMIGRQSRGFLYCVSRKGVTGFKGQIDDRIFTFLKELKTVTSTPLAVGFGIKSKEDVQKFKDLADGIVIGSAIITKIDEGKGKLEDFLKEISESLKDK, via the coding sequence ATGAATTTAATAGATGAAAGGTTTGAAAAGCTAAAAAAAGAGGGAAAAAAAGCTTTCATAGGCTATGTTACGTTTGGGTATCCCTCTTTTGAAGAGACACTTGATTATATAAAGCTTGTATATTCATATGTAGACATTTTAGAGATTGGTTTTCCTTTTTCTGACCCTATTGCAGACGGAGAGATTATTCAAAAGGCCTCAAGAAAAGCTCTCAGTGAAGGTGTTAAATTGAACCACCTTTTTGAAAGCATTGAAAAGTTTAAAAAAGATAAGCCGGTTGTGCTAATGCTGTATGCAAACACAGTTTACAAAAGGGGAATTGATAGATTTTTTGAAAGTAGCAAAACTTGCGGTGTGGATGGCGTGATAATCCCCGATGTTTCGTTTGAAGAGAGCTTTGAGTTCAAAGAAGTAGCTGAAAAGTTTGGTATTGTCTATATAGACCTTGTATCAATATCTTCTCTTGAAAGAGCCAAGATGATAGGTAGGCAGAGCCGTGGTTTTTTGTATTGTGTTTCAAGAAAAGGTGTGACAGGTTTCAAAGGGCAGATTGATGATAGGATTTTTACTTTTCTAAAAGAACTAAAGACTGTAACCTCAACACCTTTGGCAGTTGGATTTGGTATAAAGAGTAAAGAAGATGTACAAAAGTTCAAAGACCTTGCAGATGGTATTGTCATTGGAAGTGCAATAATCACAAAGATAGATGAAGGAAAAGGCAAACTTGAGGATTTTTTGAAAGAAATCTCAGAAAGTCTAAAAGACAAATAA
- the trpC gene encoding indole-3-glycerol phosphate synthase TrpC, whose product MSVLERILSYKKEEVEKCKNLISVEKMKKLAVEKIKSQCSENKFKRIFKKEKFCIIGEIKRASPSEGVISEDANAKAIAKMYEDLGFFAISVLTERFFFKGSEQDLIEVKKAVSLPVLRKDFIIDIWQLYQTKMIGADAALLITKALSEKQLTVFIKILEILDIVPLVEVENEYEIEKALKCGAKLIGINNRNLDDLSIDITKTERLLKYIPKEVAVISESGIKTKEDFEYILLLGVDGCLIGTSFMKSQNPLEIIGDRI is encoded by the coding sequence ATGAGTGTGCTTGAGCGTATCTTGAGCTATAAAAAAGAAGAGGTAGAAAAGTGCAAAAATCTCATATCTGTTGAGAAAATGAAAAAACTTGCAGTTGAAAAGATTAAAAGTCAGTGTTCAGAAAACAAGTTCAAAAGAATATTCAAAAAAGAAAAATTCTGTATAATTGGTGAAATAAAAAGAGCATCACCTTCGGAGGGTGTAATATCAGAAGATGCCAATGCAAAAGCAATAGCAAAGATGTATGAAGATTTAGGGTTTTTTGCTATATCAGTTTTGACAGAAAGGTTTTTTTTCAAGGGTTCGGAACAAGACTTGATTGAAGTAAAAAAAGCTGTATCTCTGCCCGTGCTAAGAAAAGACTTTATCATTGATATCTGGCAGCTTTACCAGACAAAGATGATAGGCGCAGACGCAGCTTTGCTTATTACGAAAGCTTTGTCAGAAAAACAGCTTACAGTATTCATCAAAATTTTGGAAATTCTTGACATAGTACCGCTTGTTGAGGTTGAAAATGAATACGAAATTGAAAAAGCTTTGAAGTGTGGTGCAAAACTCATAGGAATCAACAACAGAAACCTGGATGATTTGTCCATCGACATAACAAAGACAGAAAGGCTTTTGAAGTATATTCCAAAAGAAGTTGCTGTGATAAGCGAAAGTGGAATTAAAACAAAAGAAGATTTTGAATATATTCTTCTGCTCGGTGTTGATGGATGTTTGATAGGGACATCTTTTATGAAATCGCAAAATCCGCTTGAAATAATTGGTGATAGGATATGA
- a CDS encoding TIM barrel protein, with translation MIRFGPAGNSQSFYNAGYKSSVDAPKWLNSIGLSAYEYQCNKGVNISKEKARQIGQEAQKYDILISIHAPYYINFGSQEEEKLQKSKEYIYECVEVAKEMKAQRIVFHPGSCAKVERSLAFETAKKAIMEVVNTVKEMQADGIFLCPETMGKKNNLGSSDEIIEICKMDEMLLPTIDFGHINAFEGGSLKTEEDFENLLKKFIDQLGYERMKCFHSHFSRIEYTSQGEKKHWNYEDKQFEPDFEPLAEALYKLKLEPVIICESKDYMAEDALVLKKIYQETLEKRV, from the coding sequence ATGATAAGGTTTGGTCCTGCAGGCAACTCCCAGAGCTTTTACAATGCTGGTTATAAATCAAGCGTTGATGCGCCAAAGTGGTTAAATAGCATAGGACTTTCTGCTTATGAGTACCAGTGCAACAAAGGTGTGAATATTTCAAAAGAAAAGGCAAGACAAATCGGTCAGGAAGCACAGAAATATGATATACTTATCTCCATTCATGCACCTTACTATATAAACTTTGGAAGCCAGGAAGAAGAAAAACTGCAAAAGTCAAAAGAGTACATCTACGAATGCGTAGAAGTTGCAAAGGAGATGAAAGCTCAAAGGATTGTATTCCATCCTGGTTCGTGCGCAAAGGTAGAAAGAAGCCTGGCTTTTGAAACAGCTAAAAAAGCAATCATGGAGGTTGTAAATACAGTAAAAGAGATGCAGGCAGATGGAATTTTTTTGTGCCCAGAGACAATGGGCAAAAAAAACAATCTTGGCAGTAGCGATGAGATAATAGAGATTTGCAAAATGGACGAGATGCTGCTTCCAACCATCGATTTTGGACACATAAATGCTTTCGAGGGGGGCAGCTTAAAGACAGAAGAGGATTTTGAGAATTTACTCAAGAAATTTATTGACCAGCTTGGGTATGAGAGGATGAAATGCTTTCACAGTCATTTTAGCAGGATAGAGTACACATCACAGGGTGAAAAAAAACATTGGAACTATGAAGACAAACAGTTTGAGCCTGACTTTGAACCACTGGCAGAGGCTCTTTACAAGTTAAAGCTTGAACCTGTTATAATCTGTGAGTCAAAAGACTACATGGCAGAGGATGCTCTTGTTCTGAAAAAGATCTATCAAGAAACTTTAGAAAAGAGGGTGTGA
- the trpD gene encoding anthranilate phosphoribosyltransferase codes for MLIDVLEAVTNKKDLEYDQVKNLLDNILEGELDEIKFGAFLAALKTKGETEKEISAFVDAFYDRARKLNFDHQRTIDTCGTGGDGKGTFNISTAAAIVLSCFDVKVAKHGNRSITSNSGSADILEKLGIDIQPEEDKVLKGLEKLNFAFLFAPLYHPAMKKVANLRRALGIRTVFNILGPLLNPVPLKYQVVGTFSFDAQEKMASVLRGKRKKAAVIHSLDGLDEISISQKTRVLEIQDKNIKEYYIDPKDYGIEFDTSSIRGFSPEENARILISVLEGEKSPYFWAVVLNCGFALYICEVAKDVEEGIKLSSKAIESREAYLKLQELKQFYKSGV; via the coding sequence ATGCTCATCGATGTGCTTGAGGCTGTCACAAACAAAAAGGATTTGGAATATGACCAGGTAAAAAATCTTCTCGACAACATCTTGGAAGGAGAACTTGATGAGATAAAGTTTGGTGCATTTTTGGCAGCGCTAAAAACAAAGGGTGAAACAGAAAAAGAGATTTCAGCATTTGTTGATGCCTTTTATGACAGGGCAAGAAAACTTAACTTTGACCACCAAAGAACAATTGATACATGTGGCACAGGGGGTGATGGAAAAGGCACATTTAACATCTCAACAGCTGCTGCTATTGTTCTTAGCTGTTTTGACGTAAAAGTAGCAAAACATGGTAACAGAAGTATTACAAGCAATTCAGGATCAGCCGACATCTTAGAAAAACTTGGTATAGATATCCAGCCTGAGGAAGATAAAGTTTTGAAAGGGCTTGAGAAACTGAACTTTGCATTTTTGTTTGCACCGCTGTATCATCCTGCCATGAAAAAGGTTGCAAATTTAAGAAGAGCGCTTGGTATCAGAACAGTTTTTAACATCTTAGGTCCGCTTTTGAACCCTGTACCACTGAAATATCAAGTGGTTGGGACATTCAGTTTTGATGCGCAGGAGAAAATGGCTTCTGTGCTAAGAGGCAAGAGAAAGAAAGCCGCTGTCATACACAGCCTTGACGGGCTTGACGAGATTTCCATTTCTCAAAAGACAAGGGTGCTTGAGATACAAGACAAGAATATCAAAGAATATTATATTGACCCAAAAGACTATGGAATTGAATTTGATACAAGCTCAATCAGAGGCTTTTCGCCTGAAGAAAACGCAAGGATTTTAATAAGTGTGCTTGAGGGAGAAAAGTCGCCTTATTTTTGGGCTGTTGTTTTAAATTGTGGATTTGCACTTTACATTTGTGAGGTTGCAAAAGATGTTGAAGAAGGAATTAAGCTTTCCTCAAAAGCAATCGAGAGCAGAGAAGCTTATTTAAAGCTCCAAGAGCTTAAGCAGTTTTATAAATCGGGAGTGTAA
- a CDS encoding M24 family metallopeptidase, with protein sequence MVSTRIEKVFKRDGSIEAVFVSKKENVRYLSNFKGDESFLLITREGAKYLLTDFRYTEQAKKEAAEFEVIDYKGKLYDTIKDLMVSHNISKLYIEGYHLPFSFVSSMKEKLEDRVCALSFSLDEIRSVKDDEEIEKIKKAVEIADRAFEYILKLIKPGISENDVVAELNYFILKNGAEGFSFEPIVASGKRSSLPHGVATDKKIEDGDIITIDFGCNFDGYMSDMTRTVFVGKVENQMKKIYHIVKEAQQKAEEFIKEGLKANEVDKIARDYIGSFGYMEKFGHSLGHGVGLEIHELPRLSPKSEMVLEENMVVTIEPGIYIEDFGGVRIEDIVVVKSGGCEILTKSSKELIVI encoded by the coding sequence ATGGTTAGTACAAGAATCGAGAAAGTGTTCAAAAGAGATGGGAGCATCGAAGCAGTTTTTGTGTCAAAGAAAGAAAATGTCAGATACCTTAGCAATTTCAAAGGCGATGAAAGCTTCCTGCTTATTACAAGAGAAGGTGCGAAGTATCTTTTGACAGACTTCAGGTATACCGAGCAGGCAAAAAAAGAGGCAGCTGAATTTGAAGTTATCGACTACAAAGGAAAACTTTATGACACTATAAAAGACTTGATGGTATCGCATAACATTTCAAAGCTTTATATTGAAGGGTATCATCTGCCGTTTTCGTTTGTAAGTAGTATGAAAGAAAAGCTTGAAGACAGGGTATGTGCACTTTCATTTTCTTTAGATGAAATAAGGTCTGTGAAAGACGATGAAGAGATAGAGAAAATAAAAAAAGCTGTTGAGATTGCTGACAGAGCCTTTGAATACATTTTAAAGCTCATAAAACCGGGCATTTCAGAAAACGACGTGGTTGCAGAACTCAACTACTTTATATTAAAAAATGGTGCCGAAGGCTTTTCGTTTGAACCTATAGTTGCCTCCGGCAAAAGAAGCTCTTTGCCACACGGTGTTGCAACAGACAAAAAGATTGAAGATGGAGATATAATTACAATTGACTTTGGATGTAACTTTGACGGCTACATGTCTGATATGACAAGGACGGTATTTGTAGGGAAAGTAGAAAATCAGATGAAAAAGATATACCATATAGTAAAGGAAGCTCAGCAAAAGGCAGAGGAGTTTATAAAAGAGGGCTTAAAGGCAAACGAAGTTGACAAGATTGCCCGCGACTATATAGGCTCTTTTGGCTACATGGAAAAATTTGGACACTCTTTAGGGCATGGTGTTGGACTTGAAATTCACGAACTTCCAAGGCTTTCACCAAAGTCTGAGATGGTCTTAGAAGAAAATATGGTTGTCACAATAGAGCCTGGCATTTATATTGAAGATTTTGGAGGTGTGAGGATAGAAGATATAGTTGTTGTAAAAAGTGGTGGATGTGAGATTTTGACAAAGTCGTCAAAGGAGTTAATTGTAATTTAA
- a CDS encoding phosphoribosylanthranilate isomerase, translated as MIVKFCGLKRLVDVEMCNKLQPDMIGLIFAPSPRKVEKDLAKDMVLAKSPSIKSVGVFKDQNISEVIEIATYLQLDFVQLHGKEDYEYIKHLKDLGFGVIKAIEVERQENIKRAKRYVEIADFVLLDRPKGSSLDITEVAKLADFDYIIAGGITPENIDKFLNLNPVGIDISSGIETDGFKDFTKMKKIIDKVNKYKVGETKNG; from the coding sequence ATGATAGTAAAGTTTTGCGGGCTAAAGAGGCTTGTTGATGTTGAGATGTGCAATAAACTTCAGCCTGATATGATAGGCTTAATATTTGCCCCAAGTCCGAGAAAGGTTGAAAAGGACCTTGCAAAAGATATGGTTTTGGCAAAGAGTCCTTCAATAAAATCAGTGGGAGTTTTTAAAGACCAGAACATATCAGAGGTTATAGAAATAGCAACTTATCTTCAACTTGACTTTGTGCAGCTGCACGGCAAAGAAGATTATGAGTATATAAAGCATTTGAAAGATCTTGGATTTGGGGTTATAAAGGCTATTGAAGTTGAAAGGCAAGAAAATATAAAAAGAGCTAAACGCTATGTAGAAATAGCTGACTTTGTGCTTCTTGACAGGCCAAAAGGCAGTAGTTTGGATATCACAGAGGTTGCAAAACTTGCTGACTTTGATTATATCATTGCAGGTGGAATAACGCCTGAAAATATAGATAAGTTCTTAAATCTAAATCCAGTTGGGATTGACATCAGTTCAGGAATTGAAACAGATGGTTTTAAGGATTTTACAAAGATGAAAAAGATTATTGATAAGGTAAATAAATACAAGGTTGGTGAAACAAAAAATGGATAG
- a CDS encoding anthranilate synthase component I family protein produces MKKVANVRPDSSSGLFYYHDIGTNIPFFKEFSNHPIDLSDIDLDSIEGDFFFFENSQIAAFCFDKFLDVIVYRDRIEVDFEGHKKVFFGDVLVMLDGILESLIQKNAFITCQFNYHAINLLEDIYFTDEPYIVLSIYRKNMLIDKITSNKTLLISKEEKADKINVKKYQKSLFDIKSEVVFSTPKEYFISTVKQAKEDIRNGEIFQIVLSQIILVKSNILTSHLFYTMKEKNPSEYSIVINNEKSQVICFSPETLIKKKGNTVKTFPIAGTYRINEGDDIAQKKIEILKDKKEISEHVMLVDLARNDLGRISKPGTVKVEEYLRIKRLYNLIHIYSVVTGELEEKSLTKAILSVFPAGTLTGAPKIRAMQLIEKYERQRRDLYGGAIGYIFKDQFDLAIAIRMAVKDKKESIFRLQSGAGIVNLSVPENEYQECLTKLRAFLRIMEVDENDIVNR; encoded by the coding sequence ATGAAAAAGGTGGCAAATGTCCGCCCCGATAGCTCATCGGGGCTTTTTTATTATCATGATATTGGAACCAATATACCTTTCTTTAAAGAATTTTCAAACCATCCAATTGACCTATCAGACATAGATCTTGATTCGATAGAAGGAGATTTCTTTTTCTTTGAAAATTCCCAGATAGCGGCATTTTGTTTTGATAAGTTTTTAGATGTGATAGTTTATCGAGACAGAATAGAAGTTGATTTTGAAGGGCATAAAAAGGTGTTCTTTGGCGATGTTTTGGTAATGCTTGATGGCATACTGGAGAGTTTGATACAGAAGAATGCTTTCATAACATGTCAGTTTAATTATCATGCCATAAATTTGTTAGAAGATATATATTTTACTGACGAACCCTATATAGTTTTGAGTATTTACAGAAAAAATATGCTTATTGATAAAATTACAAGCAATAAAACCCTTTTGATAAGCAAAGAAGAAAAAGCTGACAAAATAAATGTTAAGAAATATCAAAAATCTTTGTTTGATATAAAAAGCGAAGTAGTCTTTTCAACTCCAAAGGAGTACTTTATCAGCACAGTCAAGCAGGCAAAAGAGGATATCAGAAATGGTGAGATTTTTCAGATTGTTCTGTCTCAGATAATATTGGTCAAGAGCAATATCCTGACCAGCCATCTTTTTTACACAATGAAAGAGAAAAATCCTTCAGAGTACAGCATTGTGATAAACAATGAAAAAAGCCAAGTGATTTGTTTTTCGCCAGAGACTCTTATAAAGAAGAAAGGAAACACAGTAAAAACATTTCCAATTGCAGGAACATACAGGATAAATGAAGGCGATGATATTGCCCAGAAAAAGATTGAGATACTAAAAGACAAGAAAGAAATAAGTGAACATGTCATGCTTGTTGACCTTGCGCGAAATGACCTTGGAAGGATTTCAAAACCCGGAACTGTAAAAGTAGAAGAGTACTTGAGAATAAAAAGACTTTATAATCTCATTCATATATATTCAGTTGTTACAGGTGAACTTGAAGAAAAGAGCCTCACAAAAGCGATACTATCTGTTTTCCCGGCCGGGACGCTGACCGGCGCACCAAAGATAAGAGCTATGCAGCTGATTGAGAAGTACGAAAGGCAGAGAAGAGACCTTTACGGAGGAGCAATCGGGTATATCTTCAAAGACCAGTTTGACCTTGCAATAGCTATAAGAATGGCTGTAAAGGACAAAAAGGAAAGCATCTTCAGACTTCAAAGCGGTGCGGGAATTGTGAATTTGTCAGTGCCCGAGAATGAATATCAAGAGTGTTTGACCAAGCTCAGAGCGTTTTTGAGAATAATGGAGGTGGATGAAAATGATATTGTTAATAGATAA